CAGCTTAGAGGCAATGCCGTTCTGGATGAAGTACAATTCACGAAGGCGATTGGCGAGCTTGATGAGTCGATATCGGGGTCCGAGTcgtcggaagaggaagacggagATGCTGGGGACCAGCTCTCAGCTTTGCTGAAAAGGCAGGCTAAAATCTCCCAAGCGGCTGAAGAGGGCAAAGAGAGCGCCACACCGAGGGGTGTCGGGAAACATCCGCTATTGTGGTTTACGCATCCTGCTCTCCCACCGAATACGTCGCTGGGTGTGTACCGGGCGCTGTTTACGaatgaggagcaggaggagcggAAATGTCTTGTCGATtccctgaagaagaagcaattAGCTCCCATTTATCCGCAGCAGAAGGATAATGGACAACCGGCGACTCCTAGTCCGCATATTTTTATGTGCATGATTGGTGGTGGGCACTTTGCGGCAATGCTGGTTTCTCTGGCACCCGAGGTTCATCGGAAACAGGGTGGTGTCGAGGAAAGACAAGCTCGCGTTATTGCACACAAGTCGTTTCATCGCTATACAACCAGGCGAAAACAAGGTGGCTCCCAGTCAGCCAACGACGCGGCAAAAGGTGCGGCGCATTCAGCGGGTTCCAGCCTACGACGGTATAATGAGGCTACCTTGGAAAAGGAGATTAGGGAGCTGTTGCAGGATTGGGGCAAGATGATAAACGAGGCTCAGCTCTTGTTCGTCCGCGCTGCTGGCTCTACGAATCGAAGGGTCTTGTTTGGCCAACATGAGGGGCAAGTGCTGAAGCAGAATGACCCCAGGTTGAGAGGGTTCCCGTTCAGTACTCGTCGGGCGACACAGACTGAACTGATGAGATGCTTCAAAGAGCTCACTCGTGTGAAGATTAGTCAAgttgatgaagctgctctcgccgcagccgcaaccaAACAGCGAGAAGAGTCAAAACCTTCTACACCAAAGCCTCAGCCGCAGAAACCAAAGATATCGAAAGAGGATGAAGCGGCAATCATGCATACAACACAAATACAAGCCCTCATCCGTCGCTCGAAAATTCCGGCGCTGATGTCGTACCTATCCAAAAACTCTATACCCTCTTCATTTACCTTTCAGCCATCCGACGTCCAGCAGAATTTT
This sequence is a window from Aspergillus nidulans FGSC A4 chromosome IV. Protein-coding genes within it:
- a CDS encoding putative C2H2 finger and ankyrin domain protein (transcript_id=CADANIAT00000871); amino-acid sequence: MTTKNQVEELLKRPLYVYDLPQELLASIALKGEDQPITVEDAEPTRKESSDDVQEHAIATSTSCAICKVSFANVQEQREHVRSDHHKYNVRAQLRGNAVLDEVQFTKAIGELDESISGSESSEEEDGDAGDQLSALLKRQAKISQAAEEGKESATPRGVGKHPLLWFTHPALPPNTSLGVYRALFTNEEQEERKCLVDSLKKKQLAPIYPQQKDNGQPATPSPHIFMCMIGGGHFAAMLVSLAPEVHRKQGGVEERQARVIAHKSFHRYTTRRKQGGSQSANDAAKGAAHSAGSSLRRYNEATLEKEIRELLQDWGKMINEAQLLFVRAAGSTNRRVLFGQHEGQVLKQNDPRLRGFPFSTRRATQTELMRCFKELTRVKISQVDEAALAAAATKQREESKPSTPKPQPQKPKISKEDEAAIMHTTQIQALIRRSKIPALMSYLSKNSIPSSFTFQPSDVQQNFRCPTPLHLASNLNSPAMVLALLTKLDADPTATNAEGRTPFELAGDRATRDAFRVARHELGESKWNWEAANIPPAISKAEADNRLQRERKTAEEEEANRRKAEMDRLRQEEAATAARMTKKGGRTVGSVEKTAQERREEETRGMTPEMRMRLERERRARAAEERIRRMQQGQKQ